One Cucumis sativus cultivar 9930 chromosome 1, Cucumber_9930_V3, whole genome shotgun sequence DNA segment encodes these proteins:
- the LOC101206204 gene encoding glucan endo-1,3-beta-glucosidase 14: MKFSSHLLLGNSSISSYTALPEADPEVRWCFVALALSFPSFMANFHRLFRVLLMLFALSGSVIPTLSVGVGINYGQIANNLPSPSRVASLLRSLNISRVKLYDADPNVLFAFSRSEVNFIIGLGNEYLQNMSDPQKALAWVQQHVQTHISQTKITCITVGNEVFNSNDNQLRSNLLPAMQSVYNVLVNLGLDKQVSVTTAHSLNILGNSFPPSAGTFKPDLAEYLQPILNFHSMVKSPFLINAYPFFAYKDNPTQVSLEYVLFQPNQGMTDPITNLHYDNMLYAQIDAVYAAIKAMGHTDIRVQISETGWPSRGDPNEVGATPENAGLYNGNLLRRIESGQGTPLKPSIPIDIYVFALFNEDLKPGPSSERNYGLYYPDGTPVYNIGLQGYLPELLYSSSKRNVFSVLSLLLIFVAYGIYT; encoded by the exons ATGAAATTTAGCTCCCATTTACTACTCGGCAATTCTTCTATTTCCTCATACACGGCCCTCCCGGAGGCGGACCCGGAGGTACGGTGGTGTTTTGTGGCTTTGGCCTTATCTTTTCCATCCTTCATGGCTAACTTCCACCGCCTCTTCCGAGTTCTCTTGATGCTTTTCGCTTTATCAG GTTCAGTAATTCCAACTCTGAGCGTTGGAGTTGGAATTAACTATGGCCAGATCGCTAATAATCTGCCGTCTCCATCGCGCGTCGCTAGTCTTCTCCGAAGTTTAAACATCAGTAGAGTAAAACTTTACGATGCAGATCCTAATGTTCTGTTTGCATTCTCCAGGAGTGAAGTGAATTTCATTATAGGCCTTGGTAATGAGTATCTCCAGAACATGTCTGATCCTCAGAAAGCCCTAGCTTGGGTTCAACAACATGTTCAAACACACATctcacaaacaaaaattacttgCATCACTGTTGGCAATGAAGTTTTCAACTCTAATGATAACCAATTAAGGTCTAATCTTCTTCCTGCAATGCAATCTGTTTATAATGTGCTTGTTAATCTTGGGCTGGATAAACAGGTTTCTGTTACCACAGCTCATTCTCTTAACATATTAGGCAACTCTTTCCCTCCGTCGGCTGGAACATTCAAGCCGGACCTCGCTGAATACCTACAACCAATTCTCAATTTCCACTCCATGGTCAAGTCACCTTTTCTTATAAATGCGTATCCTTTTTTTGCATACAAGGATAATCCTACCCAAGTTTCCTTAGAATATGTGCTGTTCCAGCCTAACCAAGGAATGACTGATCCCATTACAAATTTGCATTATGACAATATGTTGTATGCTCAAATTGATGCGGTTTATGCTGCCATCAAAGCCATGGGCCATACAGATATCCGGGTTCAGATTTCCGAAACTGGTTGGCCATCTCGAGGGGATCCGAATGAGGTTGGTGCTACGCCAGAGAATGCAGGGTTGTATAATGGTAATTTGCTAAGAAGAATAGAGAGTGGACAAGGAACCCCGTTAAAACCATCGATTCCTATCGACATCTATGTTTTTGCTCTATTTAATGAGGATTTGAAGCCTGGTCCATCATCTGAGAGAAACTATGGTCTTTACTATCCTGATGGGACACCAGTTTATAACATTGGATTGCAGGGGTATCTCCCAGAATTGTTATATTCATCGTCCAAAAGGAAT GTTTTCTCAGTTTTAAGCTTGCTTCTGATATTCGTAGCATACGGAATCTACACTTAG
- the LOC101206440 gene encoding probable calcium-binding protein CML48 translates to MASFFNRFTSYSNSSSNSNSNSHAPSAPSPPSAPETQGQEHSHATASPYHSEQNQPQPYGFNYGGVSSYGSYGFPPGTSPEVIRSFQMVDRDRSGFIDENELQQALSSGYQRFSLRTVRLLIFLFRNPIDSSRMGPNEFTALWNCLGQWRGMFERYDRDRSGRIDALEMRDALYGLGYAVPSSVLQLLISLYDDRSGQQVEFNFDSFVECGMIVKGLTEKFKEKDRNYTGSATLTYEDFMSTILPFLVSYS, encoded by the exons ATGGCGTCCTTCTTTAATAGATTCACTTCCTATTCCAATTCCAGctccaattccaattccaattcccATGCCCCCTCTGCACCGTCCCCTCCATCGGCGCCGGAAACACAAGGCCAGGAACATTCTCATGCGACCGCTTCGCCGTATCACTCCGAACAGAATCAGCCGCAGCCTTATGGTTTCAATTACGGTGGGGTTTCTTCTTATGGGTCTTATGGTTTTCCTCCGGGGACCAGCCCTGAGGTAATTAGGAGCTTTCAAATGGTGGATAGAGATAGAAGTGGATTCATTGATGAGAATGAATTGCAGCAAGCCCTTTCTTCTGGTTACCAAAGGTTTAGTCTTAGAACCGTTCGTTTGCTCATCTTCTTATTTAGAAATCCAATTGATTCCTCCAGAATGG GGCCTAATGAATTTACTGCTTTGTGGAACTGTCTTGGCCAATGGCGT GGCATGTTTGAGAGATATGATAGAGATAGAAGTGGAAGAATTGATGCATTGGAAATGAGGGATGCACTTTATGGTCTTGGCTATGCAGTTCCATCCTCAGTCCTTCAACTTCTAATTTCTCTATACGATGATCGAAGTGGCCAACAAGtggaatttaattttgacAGTTTTGTCGA ATGTGGCATGATAGTTAAG GGATTGACTGAGAAATTCAAGGAGAAGGATAGGAACTACACGGGTTCAGCGACCCTTACGTATGAAGATTTCATGTCAACAATCCTCCCATTTCTTGTGTCGTACAGTTAA